The Corallococcus macrosporus genome segment ATCCGCGCGCAGCTCAACGCGCTCGTCGCGGCGGGCCACCCGGCCTCCACGGCGCTGAAGAAGGCCAGCGCGCTGGTGGGCATGGCCATCGCGGAGACGTACCCGGACCTCGTCATCGAGGACGTCACGCTGGCGACGGATGCGCTCCTCCCGGTGACGGACGCGCAGGGAATGGCGCCGCGCGTGGCGCTGGGCACGTGGCTGCGTCACGCGACCCTGGGCAAGGAGGCCCCCCACTAGGGGGGCCGTGGCGCACGCGAACCGGGTCGGCAATCTCTTTCATCCACACGATTCATGGACCGAGGTCCCTCCCCGCGAGGGACGCGCAGCAGGGAGTCCGTCATGCAGCAGCAGCTTCGTGAAGCATCCCGCCAGCCGGGCACCCCCTGGATGCGGGCATTGTCGATGGCGGTGACGGTGGCCATGGTCTTCCTGTCGCTCCGGCCCATGGCCGCGGCGGCGGAGACGGAGGCGCGGCAGGCCCAGGCCCACGAGGCGTGGCGGGCGCGGGTGGCCTCGGCCTCCAGCGCGGACCCCGCCCCCTCGTTCCTGGCCTCCCTCCAGAGCGCGAGCACGACGGGACAGCGCTGCTCGGTGGCGTCGCTCCAGAAGCCCGTGCTGACCGCGGAGGAGCAGCACAGCCAGCGGCTGGACGCGGTGGCGGAGCTGGCGAAGCGGGCCCGCCCTGGAGCGCTCCGCACGGGACGCGCCCACCCGGTGGCGGCGCTGCGCGCGAAGCTCGACGAAGCCGCGAGCTCGGGCGCGGCGCTGGAGGCGTCCTTCGCGTCCGCGGAGCAGACCCTGAAGGACGCGAAGCTTCCCTCCGTCCTGCTGGAGCGGCACCGCGCGGCGGTGAAGGAGGCCCGCGCACGGCAGGCGCAGCTCCTGCGCCTGGCCCGGCAGTTGGACCGGGCGGACGACGCGGGGCTGGACGCGGAGCGCGCGCGGGCCGTGGAGGCCGTGGTGGCCTTCTTCGACCAGCATCCGCAGGGAGAGAAGCACCGGCCCACGCCGCCGGGGCCCTTGCCGTTCCGCAGCCCCGAGCCGACGAAGCGGCTGCCCGCCACGTCCTCCCAGGAACTTCCCCCGGCACTGACGCGCCTGGCGGCGAAGTCCTCCTCGCTCGCGAGGACTGGCGTCAGCGCCGCGCCGGCGGACACGCTGACGGCCACCGAGGACGTGCAGCTCACCCCGGCCATCGTGGCGCTCGCCGCCCAGCTCCATCACCACCCGGTGGAGCTCTACAACTGGGTGCGCAACCACATCGAGTGGGTGCCCACCTATGGCTCCATCCAGGGCAGCGACCTCACCCTGCTCAACCGCCGGGGCAATGCCTTTGACACCGCGAGCCTGCTGATTGCCCTCTACCGCGCCTCCGGCATCCCGGCGCGCTACGTCTACGGCTCCATCGATGTGCCCACCGCCCAGATGCTCAACTGGGTGGGCAACGTCACGCGCGTCGAGGCCGCGCAGCAGTTGCTGAGCCAGGGTGGCATCCCCGCCACCGCGCTCGTGCAGGACGGCGCCATCCGCGCCGTGCGCATGGAGCACGTCTGGGTGGAGGCGCAGGTGGACTTCGAGCCGTCGCGCGGCGCCGTCCACCACACGCCCGACACCTGGGTGCCGGTGGATGCGTCCTTCAAGCAGTACTCCTTCCCGGCGCGGGTGGACGTGAGGGCGGCGCTCCCCCAGGACGTGCAGGCGGAGACGCAGAAGATTGTCGCCAACGTGGTGAAGGACCCCGCGACTGGCTCCGTCACGGGGCTGGACCAGGTGGCCTATGACGCCTGGCTCACGACGATGCGGGAGGACGCCAACGACCGCTTCGGCAGCCAGCCTTCGCTGGAGGACTTCACCGGCCGGCGCGTCATCCTCCCGGAGACGGCCCAGGTGCTGGCGGGGACGCTCCCCTATGCGGTCGTGGCCCGCTCCCAGAGCTTCGCGCGGCTGCCGGACGCCCTGCGGCACCAGGTCCAGTTGACGCTGTACGCGTCCGCGTTCGACCGGATGACGGGGGATGCGTCGCTCACCTGGACCGTGGACCTGCCCTCGCTCGCGGGCCGGCGGCTGGGCGTGACGTATGTGCCCGCCTCCGCCGCGGATGCGGCGGCGCTCGCGGCCTACCGCGCGGCACCGGGTGACAGCCTGCCGCTGTACCAGCTGAATGTCCGGCCGGTCATCCAGATCGACGGCGTGGACCAGGCTCAGGGGCCCGGCGGCCGCATGGGCGAGGACCAGACCTGGGAGGCCCGGTTCCTGTCACCGGGAGACCCCGGCAGCGAGCCGGTGTCGTTCGACGTGACGGCGGGCGAGGAGATGGTGTTCGGCATCGATGGCCAGGGCGTGACCCAGGAGATGATCCACGCGCGGTTCCAGAAGCAGCCGTCGGACACCGCGGCGGAGAACCTGCACACGGTCGCGCTGTACTACTGGGCCCAGTACGACGCCCTGAACGAGGCCGTCGCCGCCGCGCGCGACGCGCGGGTGGTCCGCCTGCCCTCCATCGGTCTGTTCTCCGTGCCGCTGAGCATCCAGTACTACTTCGGCATTCCCCGCCTGGGCTCCTACAGCTCCCGGCAGATGGACGTCGCCCGGTCGCTCATCGCGGTGGTGGACC includes the following:
- a CDS encoding transglutaminase domain-containing protein, with protein sequence MQQQLREASRQPGTPWMRALSMAVTVAMVFLSLRPMAAAAETEARQAQAHEAWRARVASASSADPAPSFLASLQSASTTGQRCSVASLQKPVLTAEEQHSQRLDAVAELAKRARPGALRTGRAHPVAALRAKLDEAASSGAALEASFASAEQTLKDAKLPSVLLERHRAAVKEARARQAQLLRLARQLDRADDAGLDAERARAVEAVVAFFDQHPQGEKHRPTPPGPLPFRSPEPTKRLPATSSQELPPALTRLAAKSSSLARTGVSAAPADTLTATEDVQLTPAIVALAAQLHHHPVELYNWVRNHIEWVPTYGSIQGSDLTLLNRRGNAFDTASLLIALYRASGIPARYVYGSIDVPTAQMLNWVGNVTRVEAAQQLLSQGGIPATALVQDGAIRAVRMEHVWVEAQVDFEPSRGAVHHTPDTWVPVDASFKQYSFPARVDVRAALPQDVQAETQKIVANVVKDPATGSVTGLDQVAYDAWLTTMREDANDRFGSQPSLEDFTGRRVILPETAQVLAGTLPYAVVARSQSFARLPDALRHQVQLTLYASAFDRMTGDASLTWTVDLPSLAGRRLGVTYVPASAADAAALAAYRAAPGDSLPLYQLNVRPVIQIDGVDQAQGPGGRMGEDQTWEARFLSPGDPGSEPVSFDVTAGEEMVFGIDGQGVTQEMIHARFQKQPSDTAAENLHTVALYYWAQYDALNEAVAAARDARVVRLPSIGLFSVPLSIQYYFGIPRLGSYSSRQMDVARSLIAVVDRAGGPTAEVHRLTGTFASLLEGRTFDALFQREPGSGVSAVQLLRDANTQNIPIYRITAANYAQIAPRLDIDADVAQEIANAVQAGQHVVVSERAPAHGNWSGLGYIIEDPDNGTAAYLIKGGLNGGADNPCNRERAKEPQRVPVLEIVLVAILIIALILLLLMLPEILIAIGGALEPAFASLMVFLGLGAAPAMAATPPPGAGMSPPGDCTSIQHRELKRAVGLACKSVPFSCASFPNTGANCLELANRRNLGLACAAARQAINDTCFRGGDAAHIDELSKAFAAVATCECKLIANGCPP